One genomic window of Ziziphus jujuba cultivar Dongzao chromosome 4, ASM3175591v1 includes the following:
- the LOC132803526 gene encoding 23 kDa jasmonate-induced protein-like codes for MAPNVFGDPITDETLKALPEYANEETITSEDRAQVALNRKLPIPGIPVNVFGYIYNATGHTLKLVYDHDWSGHVVESLSYPQKIENGQWGTFLHIGDYAPGLFVRQSTAAVVYFANNGRIGGFCKWLLAWHSGGFIGENKVFAVFEEPQSVEHDWEAIREKLNNSGQDHTERTPYGFKATVTITPGNTPALIATITLDLPLENA; via the exons ATGGCACCCAATGTGTTTGGCGATCCCATCACCGATGAAACGTTGAAGGCACTGCCTGAATATGCAAACGAGGAAACAATAACCAGCGAAGACAGGGCACAAGTTGCTCTGAATCGGAAGCTTCCGATACCAGGTATTCCTGTAAATGTGTTTGGGTATATTTATAATGCTACTGGACACACCTTAAAATTAGTTTACGATCATGATTGGTCCGGTCACGTTGTTGAATCATTATCATACCCTCAAAAGATTGAAAATGGGCAGTGGGGAACTTTTTTGCATATTGGAGATTATGCACCAGGTTTATTTGTGCGACAATCAACTGCGGCTGTTGTTTATTTTGCAAATAACGGTCGCATTGGAGGTTTCTGCAAGTGGCTTTTGGCATGGCACAGTGGAGGGTTTATTGGTGAAAACAAG GTCTTTGCTGTTTTTGAAGAACCTCAAAGTGTTGAACATGACTGGGAAGCTATTCGGGAAAAACTGAATAATTCTGGTCAGGATCATACCGAGCGCACTCCCTATGGATTCAAAGCAACTGTGACAATTACCCCTGGCAACACCCCCGCATTAATTGCGACAATTACTTTAGACCTGCCGTTGGAAAATGCATGA